Proteins from a genomic interval of Medicago truncatula cultivar Jemalong A17 chromosome 3, MtrunA17r5.0-ANR, whole genome shotgun sequence:
- the LOC25490116 gene encoding probable beta-1,4-xylosyltransferase IRX9H, with protein MASIRRTLSPVPRPATAANVDVCSVSSPLSKSSPSPQKFFPSYGFLPSSFTSPDSSAFLLGVFFPRSFRNIEKSKPKGQLWRKVLFHFFICFMVGVSIGLIPLASTNLSLNLISRNQGFSFEVKKFQSLENVKINDTPLVDEVVKFDATLISAVQEQELTDGVTYNISDSQFGDESYLESQKLFIIVTPTYNHLYQAYYLHHLSQTLKLVSPPLLWIVVEMNSQSDETADILTSSGIMYRHLICKMNLTNTSHRSILMRNVAIAHIETHRLNGIVYFANNDNIYSVELFQQMREIRRFGTWTVARLSKDRSGILLQGPICNGSEVIGWHTNNESGGNSKRFHAEMQGFAFNSTILWDPKKWHRPSLKPIRQLESVKENLWVSTLIEQIVKDESEMEGLMNDCSRVMVWNIDLESSYSFYPKKWITENNLDVIWNFPLV; from the exons ATGGCATCTATTAGAAGAACCTTGTCTCCTGTTCCTCGACCCGCAACTGCAGCAAATGTAGATGTCTGTTCAGTATCTTCCCCGTTGTCTAAGTCCTCACCTAGCCCCCAGAAGTTTTTTCCATCCTATGGATTTTTACCTTCTTCATTCACCTCACCGGACTCCAGTGCTTTTTTGCTTGGTGTTTTCTTCCCAAGATCTTTCAGGAATATTGAGAAATCAAAGCCTAAGGGTCAGCTTTGGAGAAAGGTGCTTTtccattttttcatttgttttatgGTTGGTGTTTCTATTGGCCTCATCCCGCTCGCATCAACAAACTTGTCTTTGAATCTCATCTCAAGAAATCAAGGTTTCTCTTTTGAGGTAAAAAAATTCCAGTCACTCGAAAATGTGAAGATAAATGATACACCATTAGTTGATGAGGTTGTGAAGTTTGATGCTACTTTGATTTCCGCAGTACAAGAACAAGAACTAACAGACGGTGTAACGTATAATATATCAGACAGCCAATTCGGTGATGAATCATATTTGGAGTCTCAAAAGCTTTTCATAATTGTCACACCGACTTACAATCATCTATATCAAGCTTATTATTTGCATCACTTGTCACAAACTTTGAAATTGGTTTCCCCTCCTTTGTTGTGGATTGTTGTTGAGATGAATTCTCAATCTGATGAAACTGCTGACATTTTGACAAGTAGTGGCATTATGTATAGACATCTCATATGCAAAATGAATCTAACCAACACAAGCCATAGGAGCATTCTTATGAGAAATGTTGCAATAGCTCACATTGAAACTCATCGCCTCAATGGAATTGTTTATTTTGCAAACAATGATAACATCTATTCGGTTGAACTCTTCCAgcaaatgagagaaataag GCGATTTGGAACATGGACTGTTGCAAGATTATCAAAGGATAGAAGCGGCATTCTCTTGCAAGGGCCCATTTGTAATGGAAGTGAAGTGATTGGATGGCACACAAATAATGAATCAGGTGGGAATTCTAAAAGATTTCATGCTGAAATGCAAGGCTTCGCCTTCAATAGTACAATACTATGGGATCCAAAGAAGTGGCACCGACCGTCTCTTAAACCTATCAGGCAGCTCGAATCAGTCAAGGAAAATTTGTGG GTTAGCACATTGATTGAGCAGATTGTTAAAGATGAAAGTGAAATGGAGGGCCTAATGAACGACTGCTCGAGAGTTATGGTTTGGAATATTGATCTCGAGTCATCTTATTCCTTCTATCCTAAAAAATGGATTACAGAGAACAACCTAGACGTCATTTGGAATTTTCCACTTGTGTGA
- the LOC112420289 gene encoding uncharacterized protein, with protein sequence MVAIEVLHAMKLRTRGNDGSVALKLDISKVYDQMDWGYLREVMIKMGFNNQWIQWICICVESVDYSILVNGETVGPIIQGRGLRQGDPLSPYLFIICAEGLSSLLFADNCFLLFKAEVSQAQVMKSILTVYEEVSGQAISLPKSEIYFSRRTLDPLKQSITDIMGVRAVLGTGKYLGMPSMIGRDRNSTLAYIKDRLPATLINTIEKMMNSFWWCHGRTHQRSINWLSWEKLSMHKNHGGMGFKDLTAFNLAMLGKQGWKLHIAPDSLVSRIFKARYFPSASYLTANLGHNPSYVWRSILRARFLVRGGARWSIGTGGDIPILDEPWLLNGGRIDGSIEGAHFVHDFTVKSFLEENLKRWNEPLIRQVFSHDIASVIINTPLFSQV encoded by the exons ATGGTAGCCATTGAGGTTCTTCACGCAATGAAGCTTAGAACTCGCGGAAATGATGGTAGTGTCGCCTTGAAGCTTGATATTAGTAAGGTGTATGATCAAATGGACTGGGGATATTTGCGAGAGGTAATGATCAAAATGGGATTCAACAACCAGTGGATTCAATGGATTTGTATATGTGTAGAATCGGTGGATTACTCGATTCTAGTAAATGGTGAGACTGTTGGCCCAATCATTCAAGGGAGAGGTTTGCGACAGGGCGACCCTCTTTCTCCCTACCTATTTATTATTTGTGCAGAAGGGCTTTCATCTCTTTTATTCGCAGATAACTGCTTCCTCCTCTTTAAGGCTGAAGTGAGTCAGGCTCAGGTGATGAAATCCATTCTTACTGTATATGAAGAAGTGTCTGGTCAAGCTATCAGCTTGCCAAAATCTGAAATCTATTTCAGCCGTAGAACCCTCGACCCTTTGAAACAAAGCATCACAGATATTATGGGGGTCCGGGCTGTTCTAGGAACCGGAAAATATCTTGGTATGCCGTCAATGATTGGTAGAGATCGCAATTCTACCCTTGCGTATATCAAGGATAGA TTGCCAGCAACTCTTATTAATACCATCGAGAAAATGATGAATTCGTTTTGGTGGTGTCATGGAAGAACTCATCAACGCAGTATCAACTGGCTAAGTTGGGAGAAGCTCTCTATGCATAAAAATCATGGAGGTATGGGCTTCAAAGACCTCACTGCTTTCAACTTAGCAATGCTCGGTAAGCAAGGGTGGAAGCTGCACATAGCACCGGATTCTCTTGTATCCCGTATTTTCAAAGCACGATATTTCCCCTCTGCATCTTATCTCACAGCCAATCTCGGTCACAATCCTAGTTATGTTTGGAGGAGTATCCTTCGTGCTAGATTCCTTGTTCGTGGGGGAGCTCGCTGGAGTATTGGGACAGGTGGTGACATCCCTATTCTTGATGAACCGTGGTTATTGAACGGGGGTCGCATTGATGGTTCTATTGAAGGTGCTCACTTCGTTCATGACTTTACTGTTAAGAGTTTTCTAgaggaaaatttaaaaagatgGAATGAACCGCTGATCCGGCAAGTTTTCAGTCATGACATTGCTTCTGTCATCATAAACACGCCTCTCTTCTCTCAAGTTTAG